One genomic region from Procambarus clarkii isolate CNS0578487 chromosome 85, FALCON_Pclarkii_2.0, whole genome shotgun sequence encodes:
- the LOC138358702 gene encoding golgin subfamily A member 6-like protein 22, with protein sequence MGLDCQDEHAATKIRSNECAKHFIHINTSQKIIHFNTSQKIIHINTSQKIIHINTSQKIIHINTSQKIIHINTSQIIHINTSQKIIHINTSQKIIHINTSQKIIHFNTSQKIIHFNTSQKIIHINTSQKIIHINTSQKIIHINTSQKIIHINISLKIIHSCNAQWFPRSRPMALLRCLQCLHQTYEQFKKIYEQVKKIYEHFKKIYEQVKKIYEHFKKIYEQVKKIYEQVKNTYEQFKKIYEQVKKIYEQVKKIYEQVKKIYEQVKKIYEHFKKIYEQVKKIYEQVKKIYEQVKKIYEQVKKIYEQVKKIYEHFKKIYEQVKKIYEQVKKIYEHFKKIYEQVKKIYEQVKKIYEQVKKIYEQVKKIYEQVKKIYEQVKKIHEQVKKIYEQVKKIYEQVKKIYEQVKKIYEQIKKIHEQFKNT encoded by the exons ATGGGACTTGATTGTCAAGACGAACACGCGGCCACCAAAATAAGGTCGAATGAATgtg CAAAACACTTCATTCACATCAACACATCCCAGAAGATCATTCACTTCAACACATCCCAGAAGATCATTCACATCAACACATCCCAGAAGATCATTCACATCAACACATCCCAGAAGATCATTCACATCAACACATCCCAGAAGATCATTCACATCAACACATCCCAGATCATTCACATCAACACATCCCAGAAGATCATTCACATCAACACATCCCAGAAGATCATTCACATCAACACATCCCAGAAGATCATTCACTTCAACACATCCCAGAAGATCATTCACTTCAACACATCCCAGAAGATCATTCACATCAACACATCCCAGAAGATCATTCACATCAACACATCCCAGAAGATCATTCACATCAACACATCCCAGAAGATCATTCACATCAACATATCCCTAAAGATCATTCACTCGTGCAATGCCCAATGGTTTCCACGGAGCCGCCCCATGGCACTGCTTCGGTGCCTACAGTGCCTTCACC AAACATATGAACAATTCAAGAAAATATATGAACAAGTCAAGAAAATATATGAACATTTCAAGAAAATATATGAACAAGTCAAGAAAATATATGAACATTTCAAGAAAATATATGAACAAGTCAAGAAAATATATGAACAAGTCAAGAACACATATGAACAATTCAAGAAAATATATGAACAAGTCAAGAAAATATATGAACAAGTCAAGAAAATATATGAACAAGTCAAGAAAATATATGAACAAGTCAAGAAAATATATGAACATTTCAAGAAAATATATGAACAAGTCAAGAAAATATATGAACAAGTCAAGAAAATATATGAACAAGTCAAGAAAATATATGAACAAGTCAAGAAAATATATGAACAAGTCAAGAAAATATATGAACATTTCAAGAAAATATATGAACAAGTCAAGAAAATATATGAACAAGTCAAGAAAATATATGAACATTTCAAGAAAATATATGAACAAGTCAAGAAAATATATGAACAAGTCAAGAAAATATATGAACAAGTCAAGAAAATATATGAACAAGTCAAGAAAATATATGAACAAGTCAAGAAAATATATGAACAAGTCAAGAAAATACATGAACAAGTCAAGAAAATATATGAACAAGTCAAGAAAATATATGAACAAGTCAAGAAAATATATGAACAAGTCAAGAAAATATATGAACAAATCAAGAAAATACATGAACAATtcaagaacacatga